CCGACCCCGGGCAGGCGCAGCACGATCTTGCGGCTCCCGCCGCCGTTCCAGGACCGCCGCCGCGGCGGAAGCGCTGGTGGGAAGAGGACGAGGAGACCCTGTCAGACGGCGCGGAGACCCCGGCCACAGGCCCCACCACCTGGCAGACCACCCGCTTCGACGAAGACGACGCCTGGTCCGACCAAGGCGGAGAAGGTCCGGGCGGTGACGACCAGCCGGAGGAAGGCCAAGAGAGCCGCCATGAAGGCGTAACCACGGGACATCGTGACCGGCATGAAGGTGTCGGCACCGGACGCGGCGGGCCCGGCGGGGTCTCGGGGGGTGTCGGTGACGGTGCTTCTCCCTGGGTGGACGACCGTGAAGGGCAGGCCGGGGGTGGCTCCGCGGAGGTCGATGAGGCCGGGGCCCGAGTTCGCGGGCGTGTGTGGCGCGTGGTCGGGGGCGCCGAGGCCGGGGACGCCGGAGAGGACCGGCGGGTGACCGGCGACGGCGGCGACCGGGAGGCCGGTGACGCCGGGGGCCAGGGCGTTGGGACGGCCGGGGACGCCACTGGTGCGGGTCGGCCGGGGACCCGGACCGCCGGGAGCCCGGAGGCCGGGGACACGGTGGCCGGAGACACGGTGGCCGGAGACACGGTGGCCGGGGGCCCGGGCGCCGGGGCGGCCGGAGCCCGGGGGGCGGGGGAAGGCGAGGTGCGGCCGGCGCCTCCGGAGGGGTGGTACGAGCCCTACGTGCCGGAGGACGAGCCGGTGGACGAGCCGCGGCGCGAACCGCGGAGCGACGCCTGGTAGGAGGGCAGCGTGAGCAGGATCGTGATCTTCGCGGCGGGGTCGCGGGGTGACATTCAGCCGTGCGTGGCGCTCGGGCGGGCACTGCGGAGGCGGGGCGACGAGGTGCGGCTGGTGGCGAGTGCGCGGTACTCGCCCATGGTGGTCGCGGCGGGGCTGGAGCTCGCGCCGCTGACGGCCGACCCCACGGAGATCCTCGAATCGGACGCCGGCCAGGAGTTGCTCGCGGGCGGGCGCAATCCGGTGAAGTTCCTCGGTGGATTCCGGCGGATTCTGGGGCCGATGGCGGAGCGGCTGCTGGCGGAATGTTCGGACGCCTGTAAGGGCGCCGACCTCATTCTGGGACCCACGCTGGGATTTCTTCCCCGGCATATCGGCGAGCATCTCGGCGTTCCGTGGGCGCTGATTCATTTCCAGCCGAGTCAGCCGACCGGGGCGTTTCCGCATCCGTTCGTTCCGCGGGCGCGGATGCTCGGGCCGTGGGGGAACCGGGCGAGTTTCCGGGCGGTCGACCAGATCGCCTGGCAGCTGTCGCGGCCGTTCATCAACCCGTGGCGGGAGCGGTCGCTGGGGCTGGAGCGGCTGCCGGTGCGGGGCGCGCGCCCGGACGGCGGGCCGGTGCTGGCGTGTTTCAGCGACGTCGTGGTGCCGCGGCCGAAGGACTGGCCGTCCAATGTGCACGTGACCGGCTACTGGTTCCTCGACGAGCCCGATTGGGAGCCTCCAAGGGAACTGGCGGATTTTCTGGCGGCGGGCCCGGCACCGGTCTACATCGGCTTCGGAAGCATGGTTCCGAAAGATGCCGAAATGACCGAAATGGTGGTGCGGACGGCGTTGAAGGCCGCCGGGGTGCGGGGCGTCGTTCAGGGCGATCCGGAAATGTCGGACGACCAGGTGCTCGCGGTCAGGGACGTCCCGCATTCGTGGCTGTTCCCCCGGATGGCCGCGGTGGTCCATCACGGAGGCGCCGGGACGACGGCGGCGGGGCTGCGGGCGGGCGCGCCGACCGTGGTGTGCCCGTTCTTCGGGGACCAGCCGTACTGGGGTGAACGGGTCGCGGCGCTCGGGGCCGGGCCGGCTCCGCTGCCGTTCCGGTCGCTGACGGTGCCCCGGCTGGCGGCGCGGATCCGGCGCGCCGTCGAGGACCAGGAGATGGCCGACCGGGCGGAGGAGCTGGGCCGGCGGATCCGCGCGGAGGACGGCGTCGGGCGGGCGCAGAAGATCATTGATTCGCTCCTTCGGTGAGTCTCATCGGGTACGTCGGAGGCGAGGGGCGACCTCCGACGTGGCGTAGCCAAAACATGCGCGTTGCCGACGGACAGGCGAACGTCACCTTCCCGTAAGGAGCAGCGTGCGCCGACCCGGCCGACCGCCGGGATGGGGCCAACGGGTCGCGGGCCGCTGCCGCCCGCCGCCACGGACGAGCGGCGCGCGGACCGCGTCAGTCGTCTTCGGCCTCGCCCCAGCGCCAGCCGGTGCCGTCCGGGTTCGGAACGATCACACGCCTCTTGGCGGGACCGGACGGACGGGCGGGCTGCGGAGGGCCGTCCGCCCAGGGGTTCCACGGCCGTCCGGACGGCTGGTCGCGGCCGCCGTCGTCCGGAGCCCGGTCCGCCGCCGTCCTGAAGACGACCTGGGGCGACCCGCCGTTGGAGCCCTCGCCCCGGGCCGGCTGCATCGTGGGCCGGAAGGCCTCGTTCGCGTCCAGGCCGCGGGTGCGGCCCGGCGGCGCATGGGCCGGTTCGGACGCCGAGGGGCCGGGTGCGGGCGCCCTGGGCGGCGTCGCGCCCGGCTCAGGCGCCGAGGAGCCGCCCTGTGGGACGCGGGGCGTCACGGCCGGTTCGGCCGCGGGCGGGGTGTCCGCCTTCTCCCAGTGGATGGCGTAGGGGTAGGGCTGCTCGTCCGGGAGGCGGGGCGGGACGGCGGGTCCGGCTCCGGCCCCGGCCAGGACGGTGCTGCGTTCCCGGAGGTCCATGCGGGCGTGGAGACCGGCGAGGAAGCCCGGCAGCCACCAGTTGGCCGAGCCCATGAAGCGCATCGTGGCGGGGACCAGAAGGGACCGGACGAGCACCGCGTCCACGACGACGGCGACGAACATGCCGACGCCGATGAGCTTGACGACCGTGATGCCCGCCGTGCTGAACGCGCCGATGACGACCAGGAAGAGCAGGGCGGCGCTGGTGATGATGCTGCCGGTGTGCTGCATGCCGCGGGCGACGGCGGCGCGGTTGTCGTGGGTGAGGTCCCATTCCTCGCGGATGCGGCTGAGCAGGAAGACCTCGTAGTCCATGGACAGGCCGAACACGACCGCGAGGATGAGGATCATGCTGGTGGCCTCGACGCCGCCCGTGGGGGTGAAGTCGAGGAGACCGGCGAGGTGACCGTACTGGAAGCCCCACACGATCGCGCCGAAGGAGGCGCCGATCGACAGCACGTTCATCGCGATGGCCTTCAGCGGCAGCACGATGGAGCCGAAGAACATGAACAGGAGGACGAACGTGGCGATCCCGACGACGGCCGCCATCTTCGGCAGGGACTCCATCAGGCTGTCCATCAGGTCCATCTGCGCGGCCGTGCTGCCGCCGACGTCGATGTGCATCGGGTAGTCGTCCTTGGTCAGGTGCATGTTGCGGATCTCTGTGACGAGGTCCTGCGCACGCTGATCCATGGGTTCGTACCGGTGGGTCACGGAGATGCGGACGCCGCCGTAGGTACCGGAGTAGCCGGTGAACTGGGCGTCGGACACGCCGGGCAGCGCTTCGAGCCGCTGCCGGAACTCCTCCAGGTAGGGCGGGATGGGGTCGTCGCCCTTGGGCGTCCAGTCGCGCGGGATGAGGTCGCCGGAGATGACGACGTCGATGGGTTCGGCGGACCCGTTGGGGAAGTCCCGCTTGACGGTCTCCACCACGGCGCGCGTGGGGCTGTCCTTGGGCAGGACGCGGGCGTCCACGCTGCCGAACTGGACGTTCAGGAACGGCACGAACATCACGCCGAGGATGACGACGACGATCGCGAAGTACGGCACCGGGTGCTTCATCACGCTCTGGCCGAGGCGGTACCAGAAGCCGCTGTCGGGGTCCCGCATGGCGCGCTTGGACGTGGGCCGCCGCCACGGCATCCGGCCGAACTCCACACGCGGCCCCAGGAGCGCCAGGAGCGTCGGCAGCAGGACGGTCGCGCCGAAGACCGCGACCATGACGGTGGCGATGCCCGCCAGGCCGATCGTCCGGAGGAACATCTGCGGGAAGAGCAGAAGCCCCGCGAGGGCCGCGGACACGGTGACGCCGCTGACGATGATGGTGCGTCCTGCGGTGGCCATGGTGGCGGCCAGAGCCGCCTGCCGGAGCGGACGCAGCTCGTCCCTGTACGCCTTCTTCGCGGCCTTGCGCGCCTCCTTGCCGGTCTCCTTCTTCCAGGGTTTCCCTGGCGGGACCCCCCGCACGGCCATGCCGCGCGCCAGTTCCTCGCGGAAGCGGCTGATGATGAAGAGCGAGTAGTCGATCGAGAGGCCGACGCCCATCATGGTGACGACCTCCAGGGCGAAGGACGTCACGTCGGTGGCGTAGGTGACGACGTGCAGGACGGCCAGGCCGCCGATCATCGAGAAGACGGCCACGATGAGCGGCAGGAACGAGGCCGTCAGGGCGCCGAACAGTATGACCAGCAGGATGAACAGGGGCAGCGCGGTGATCAGCTCCGCGCGGACGATGTCGTTGACGACCTGCTGCCCGAACTCTTCTCCTATGGGGACGCTGCCGCCGGTCTGCGTGGTGAGGCCGGGCGCGTCGAGGCGGTCCTTGATGGCGTGGTAGTTCTCGGTCTTCTCCGCGCCCTCGCGGCCCTGGAGCTTCACGGCGACGAACGTGGACCGGCGGTCGCGGGAGACGAACGACTCCGCGGCCTTACCGTCGAACGACCAGTAGGAGATGATCTCCTGGACGTTGGCCCGGGGCAGCCGGGCCACGGTGGTGATGACGCTCGCCTGGTAGCGGGGGTCGTCCACCGTCATCGAGTCGCTGCTGTACAGGACCAGGACGTCGGGGTTGGTGCTGCCGAAGTAGGTCGCGCCGAGCTTGGCGACGAGCGTCGAGGACGCGTCGGGGTCCTCGAAGCCGCCCTCCTTGAACTTGGAGAACACGCCGAGGCCCCACGCGCCGGCGCCGCACGTCATGACCAGGATCAGGACGAGGCTGGTCCAGCGTCGCCGGTGGATGAGACGCCCCAGCCACGAAAGCATGATCCTCCCGTTTCGTCGCGGCCGCCGGGAGACCGCGTCGTTCCCGGCGGGCCGTTGCCCGTTCCCGAACCGCCCGCCGGACGGCCGGCCGCCCGCTCGGGACGGCGTGCTCGCCCGGGACGTCGCGTTCGCCCGCCCCGGACCGGTGCGTCCTGCCGCGCCTACTTGCGAGACGCGAGACGAGCCTCCGTCGTCGGCAGTTCGCCGTCAAGGTAGCGCTGCCGGGTGGCCGACCGTGCGATCTTCCCGCTGGAGGTACGGGACACGCCACCGGGTTCGATCAACAGGAACTCGTGGACGCTCATCTCGTGCTCGACGTTGATGGCGCTCCTCACGGCCGACTCCACCTCGTCGATGTCGAGCCGTCCGAGCGGGACGCGGCGGTTGCGTTCGGCGACGACGACGAGCCGTTCGGTCTCCTCCCCGGGCAGGGCGAACGCGGCGACGTGGTCGGGGCGGATCGCCGGGTGCGCCTCCTGCGCGGTGACCTCGATGTCCTGCGGGTAGTGGTTGCGGCCGTCCACGATAATGAGGTCCTTGATGCGGCCCGTGACGTACAGCTCGCCGTCGTGGACGACGCCGTAGTCGCCGGTCTTCATCCAGGGCCCGGCCGGGAGTTCCCCGGGATCGGCCAGCGTGCCGCCGAACGTGTCCTGGCTGCGTTCGGAGTTGCGCCAGTAGCCGGGGGCCGTGTTGGGGCCGTGCACCCAGATCTCGCCGACCCTGCCGTCCGGCTGCTCGACGCAGGTGTCCGGGTCGACGATCGCGACGATCTGGCCGTACGGCCGGCCGCACGACACCAGGGCGCTGGCCCGCTCGGACTTCTCGTCGCACAGCACCAGTTCGCCCTGGGTGAGCGCCTCCCGGTCGACGTGGACGACCTTCGGCGGCGCGTCCTCGGCCGCCGCGGAGACGAACACGGTGGCCTCCGCCAGCCCGTAGCCGGGGGCCTGCGCGCTCGGGCGCAGCCCGGCCGGCGCGAACGCCTCCGCGAACATCGACAGCGTGGACGTGCGGATCGGCTCCGCACCGTTCAGGCACGTCGTCAGCCCGGACAGGTCGAGCTCGGCGATCTTCTCCGGGGTGGCCTGCGACGCGACGTACTCGTAGGCGAAGTTCGGCCCGGCGGTGTAGACGTTCTTGCCCGGACGCTCGGAGATGAGCTCGAGCCACCGCATCGGGTTCATGATGAACGACACGGGGTCGGTGTAGATGGCGTGGTCACCGCGCACGAGGGGCAGCGCCATCGTCGCGATGAGCCCCATGTCGTGGAACAGGGGCAGCCAGCTCACCAGCTCCGGGTTGGGCTTCTCCGGCGCCCATCCCGCCCACAGCTGCGCGGCGTTCGCCGTGACGTTCCCATGGGTGATCTCCACCCCGGCCGGGCGGCGGGTGGAGCCGGAGGTGTACTGCAGGTAGGCGAGGTCGTCGAAGGCGACGGGCTCGTTCTCCCACCTGTCAGCCAGGGAGAGGTCGATCTCGTCGGCGAACACGATCTCCTTGGGCTGCGGGACGTCGTGGTCGGCGAGGAACTTCTCCACGTGCGGGTGGGCGCTGCGCGTGGTGACGATGACCGCGGGCTCCGCGTCGGTGTAGGCGCCGATCAGCCGGTCGGCGTGTCCCGGCAGGTCGGGCGAGAACAGCGGCACCGCGATGACGTGCGCGTGCATGGCGCCGAGCATCGTCATCATGTACTCGAGGGTCTGCGGCAGCAGCAGCGCGGCCCGCTCGCCGGGCCCGGTGACCTGCCGGAGCGTGGCGGCCGTCGCCCTCGCGCGCCGGTCCGTCTCCGCCCAGGTCGCCGTGATGTGGACGCCGGACGGGTCCGTCGAGTAGTCGACGAAGGTGTAGGCCGGTGCGTCCGGCTTCTCCTTCGCCCACCTCGCGACCCGCTCGATCAGCGGGGTGCGGCCGGAGCCTCCGGGCAGGAGGTCGGGAAGCAGCGAGCCCAATGCCATTGATCATTCTCCCGAGGGACGGGCCGGGCGGGACCAGGTGGGGTGGGGCGCCTTCGACCGGGATGACGCGCGTCGGCCGGACGACCGTGTCCGGCGCACCCGGCGACCGACGATGATCGCCAAGCTACCGGATGGTAGTCAGTGCGCGATATCGGTCAGCGGTCACATTCGCCAAAGCGCGGTTTGTCACCACCGTGACAAGAGGAAATCCCCTTTTACAGGTGGGCGTCCGCCCGGTCACCGACCGTGTCCGGGGCTACTGGTCGCCGGCGAAGATCTGCTGCATGATCCCCTTGCGGTGCCGCCCCTGGTAGGTCGTCTCGGGGTTCACGTCGTCCGGGAGCATCGCGAGGTAGCGGCTCTCCGCGTCGATCAGTTGCTCCAGCTCGCCGCGGTCGAGAAAGACCCCCTTGCAGCCGGGGCATTCCTCGATCACGACCCCGTGGCGTTCATGGGCGCCGAGTGCGGATTCGCACTTCGGGCACCGCAGCGTCGCGTCTGACATTCCGGATCCCCTGTCCGTTGCGACCGCGTTGACCGGTCAGGCGGTCAGCTTACTGACAGAGACCCCCATTTGGGATGCTACGGGGACAATCATCCATGGATTCGGTCGTCCGGGACGGGCGGACCCCCGTTCGGGTCGCCCGCGGGGCCGCCGGGTATCGCTCACATCAGGGAGCCGCCGGGGTGCGCGGCGGCCTCCGCCGCCGCCCGGTACAGCGCGACGCGCCGCCGCCAGAGCCCGATGCAGGCGATGCCCCACAGCAGCCCGATCTCGGCCACGAGCGCGATGCCGACCACGACCGCCCAGTCCGCCGCGTTCCGGTCGCTCGTCGAGGCCGGCGACGTCAGCGTCATCTGGGTCGCCCCGTCCGGCGGTCCCGCCTGTTCGGGGGCCGTCAGGGGCGGCGGGACGACCGCCTCGCCGGAGGGCGCCGGGCCCGGGGCCGAGGGCACCGCGGTCGGCAGGACCGGAACGAGCGGCTCCTGAACGCCTTCCCCGCCGGACCCCGCCTCCGGCCCGAGGCCGCCGGCTCCGCCGCCACCGCCGGGCGGCCCCGGCAGCGCGTCGCACTCGCGGTCACCTGGCCGGCACGCTCCCCCGCCCGGGACGGTCCCGGGAGAACTCGCCGTACCACCGCTACCGCCGCCATGGCCGTTGCCGGTATGGCCGTTGCCGCTGTTGCCGCTGTTGCCGTTGCCGCCGGTATCGCCGTGCTCGCCGCTCACCTTGGGCTTCACAGGGCCGCCTGCGGACGGCTTGCCGGCGGGCTTGTCCGCACCGGCATGCGACCTGGGCTTTTCGTGTGACTTGGGCTTTTCGTGCGGCCTGGGCTTTTCAGGCGGCTTGGAGTTTGCGCGCGGTTTCGTCTTCCCGCTCGGTTTCGCCTTTCCGCGAGGCTTGGGCTTTCCGCTGCCCGCACTGGGCGCTCCCCCACTGGACGACCTCGGCTTCGTACCCGAGGCACTCGCGCTCGGCGACCCCATGGGACACGACCCGCCCTTACACGCCTTGCTCTCCCCGCTCTGCTGAGCACCAGGACCAGACGCACCGCCACTAGGCGACCCTGTAGCGCAGGGCTTACCGCCCTTGCACGTCTCGCCCTTACCGCTCGGACGAGGACTCGAGCTGGACGCACCGCTGCTCGGCGACCCCTTAGTGCACGACTCGCCCTTACACGCCTTGCCCTCTCCGCTCGGCTTGGCGCTAGGGCCGGACGTACTGCCGCTGGGTGAGGCGGTGGGGCTGCCGCTCGTGCCGGAGGGGGACGCGTTCGGTTGCTCTCCGGGCTTCCCCGACTGGTCTGAACTCGGCTTGGGTCCGCTTGGCGTGCCCGCATGGCACGGCCGCCGGCCCGTACCGTCCGCGCACGGCTCGCCGGCCTCGCTCGGCGGGGCACCGGCAGCCGTGACGGACGTTTCCGAGAGATCGACCTCCGCTTGGGTCGCGCGGGCCTCGGTGTTCGCCGCGTCCGCCAAGGCGAGGACGGTCAGCCGCCCTCCGGACGACTCCGTCATCGAACGCGGCACCTGGACCGACGCCGTTCGTTCGACCGGCGTCTCGCCAACGTCGCCCAGCCCGCATCGCAGTTCGTTCCCCGAATCGGCCTCTTCGCAGGACGGGGAGTACCTCGTCCAAGGCAGCGACGGAAAGGCCCTGAGCCGCAGCGTCGCCGCCTTCGCGACCCCGCCTTCCGCGTGCACGCGGACCGTGTACGTCAGCGCGCGGTCCGGCCCCATGGCCGTGACGCCCCCGGGCGCCATGTCCATCCGCAACCGGACGGACGGGTTCTCACTGGAGACCGCGGCTGCGGTCGGGGCGGCGAGCATCAGCGACGGTACGGCCAAGGCGATCGCAGCCCGGAGTCTCCTTCGGCGCCCCGTTTGCAACCCGTTCCCCTCTCACGGTTTCCTCTGTCCCTACGGCTGCCAGGGGGGCGGCGACGCGGCGCCGGGCACAGACAGTTATTGCCATGTCCGGGCGGGTGTAACGTGCATCACTCCGATCACGACCCTCTTTCGCAGAGTGAAAACGCTTCTCCGTAGAATCGGGTGGGTCGCAGGGAGAGGAGACACGGGTGGCGGAGGCCGTTCGCTCACTGGAGCGCGCGTTCGATCTGCTGGAGCATCTGGCGGACGCGGGGGGCGAGATGGCGCTGTCGGAGCTGACGGAGGTCTCCGGGCTGCCGATGCCGACCATCTACCGCCTGATGCGGACGCTGGTGAACCAGGGCTACGTTCGCCAGGAGCCGTCCAAGCGCTACGCCCTGGGCCCGCGCCTGGTCCGGCTCGGCGAGGGCGCCAGCCGGCTGCTGGGCACGTGGGCGCGGCCCGTCCTGGCCCGTCTCGTGGACGAGGTCGGCGAGACGGCCAACATGGCGGTCCTGGAGGGCGACGAGGCCGTGTACGTCGCGCAGGTGCCGTCCCGGCACTCCATGCGGATGTTCACCGAGGTGGGCCGGCGCGTCCAGCCGCACTGCACAGGGGTGGGGAAGGCGCTGCTGTCGCAGCTCCCCGACGAGCGCGTCAAGGAGATCCTCGCCCGCACGGGCATGGAGCCGCACACGCCCAACACCCTGACGTCCCCGGAAGCCCTTCTGGCGGAGCTCGCGCAGGTGCGCGAACAGGGGTACGCGGTGGACGACGAGGAGCAGGAGCTCGGCGTCCGCTGTGTCGCGGTGCCGCTGCGCGGCGCGCCGGCGCTGACGGCGATCTCCGTGTCCGGCCCGTCGGGGCGCATGACGCGCGAGGCGGTCCCGGGCGTCGTGCCCATCATGCAGGCCGCCGCCGAACGTTTCGCCAGGGAACTCGCCCCGAACAAGTGAAAGGCGAGACCGCCACTCGGACGATCTCGCCGTGAACGGGTTCTCGGGTCAGTCGATGGGCTCGCCCACGACGACGGTCGGACGGCCGCCTCGCTCCCAGGCGACGAAGTCGCCTGCGGACCTGATGAGGACCGCGACCATCCACAGGGCCATCCCAGTGTCGTCGACGATGCCGACCACCGGGATCATGTCCGGGATGCCGTCGATCGGGGAGACGATGTAGACCAGTCCCAGGGCGAGGAACCCCAGCGTCTTGAGCGACATGCCCTTGTACCGGCCGCTCAGGACCGACTTGAGCATGCGCGGTACGGCGCGTACGCGCTCCCACAGGCCGGGGGCGCCGGGTTCCAGGGTCTCGCGATAGATCTGCCAGGCCTGCCCTGCGGCGGCCGCACTGCGCTTCCTGTCCACGAGCACTCCTCAGAGGGACGTTCGGGAGGGCGCGCCCCCGCGGCGCCCACGATCGATACGACGCCACGAAAGCCGGAAATGTTCCCCTTGACCGGCCGCGAGACCGGTGCCGCTTCCCTTTCCGCCGGGACAGGCGACACAAAGGGCGAGGAAAACCCCAGATCAGCACCGGCAAGGCGCAAACGAACGCGTGAGAAGACTCACTCTCGCGCCTGATGCGCGGGTTTCACGGCGTGTTGCCTGGCGTTCACTGCGAACATGTCACTCGCGGGAGGAGCGTAGCGCCGCCTCCCCCGGCCCGCCGGCCTGGACCGTCGATCATCGCAGGAGCCGAAGACCGATATGAGCGGCGACGACACCCATCAACCCGTCCACGGCACCGCGGCAGGCGACCCGTACGTGGCACTGCCCCCGACAGCGGTCGACGCGTCCCCCTCCGGCCCGACCCGGCTGATCGTGGCCTGGCCCGGCTTCGACCCGCCCCGCACGGCGATGGCGCTGGCCGCGGCGATCCCGATGACCGGCGTCCCGGTGTGGCGCGTCTACCTCGACCTGCCCCGCACCTCGCCCGGAGGTCTCGAATCGGGCGCGATCCTGCAGACCGAGGCCATCGAGGCGTACTGCACGGCGGTCGAGGAGGCCGTCGAACGCCTGCCCGTGGCGCTGGCCGACCTCCGCCGCGACCTCGGGCTGCCCGAAGGCCCCGTCGGCCTGGCGGGGTTCAGCGTGGGAGGCGCGGCCGCGCTGCTGGCCACGGCCCGCAACGTCGTCCCGGTGAGCACCGTCGCGCTCGTGGCGCCGGTCGTCGCGCCCTCGCGGGCGGCGCGGGCCGTGGAGAAGCGGTCCGGCATGCACCGTTCCTGGACGGCCGAGGCCGCCGGGCGGGCCGACCGGCTCGACCTCGGCGCCGCCGCCGCGGACCTCGCCGGGCGCGACGTCGCGACCCTGCTGATCGGCGGCGCGAAGGACCGCGTCGTCCCCGCCAGGGAGATCACCGGGCTGCGCGACGCGCTGCGCGAGCACGGCGCCGGCCCCGTGGAGGCCACCACGTTCCGCATGGGGCACGCCCTGGCCGCCGAACCCGGCACCGAGGCGCGTCCGCCGATCACCGAGGCCGTACGGGTGGACGGCGTCCTCACCGACTGGTTCCGCGAGCGCCTCGCCGTCACCGCGGACGCCCCCGACCCGCAGGCCCGGCAGTCCGAGACGACGTCGTCCGCAGCGGCGTCCGAAGACACGGACGGGGCCCCGGCGAAGCCGGCGGACGACGGCACCTGGTCACTGGACACCGGCGCCGCCGCGCCCCGCACCCCGGAACCCCGCAGCGCCAGCCCCGCCGGCAGCCACTGAGCCCACCGCCGCCTGCGGCCTGGCTCTGCGAGGGCCCCGACCGCGGCGACTTCCCGAAACGGTGGCCCGTACCGGGGTCCGTCATGGCGGCGGTGCCCGCGTGGCCGTCATCGCCGGCCATCTCGCCGGTCGCCGGTTCCCGTCCGGTCCTGCGGTTCGCCTCGCCGCCGTGCACCGCGCCACCGTCGCCGGAGCCCGCGTGCTGTGCACGTTGAGCGGGCGCCCCAGCCGGGCGGTGCGGGTGTGAGACCGTCCGGCGGGCATGGCCGGGCGCCCGCCGGACGGTTTCGGACGGCGCGGACGGTCAGCCGCGGGACAGGACCTCGTACCGGACCGGGATCACGCCCGAGCCGGTGCCGCCGACCTTCTGCATGGCGGCCCTGGACAGGTCCAGGCAGCGGCCGCTCACGAACGGGCCG
The sequence above is drawn from the Actinomadura hallensis genome and encodes:
- a CDS encoding IclR family transcriptional regulator → MAEAVRSLERAFDLLEHLADAGGEMALSELTEVSGLPMPTIYRLMRTLVNQGYVRQEPSKRYALGPRLVRLGEGASRLLGTWARPVLARLVDEVGETANMAVLEGDEAVYVAQVPSRHSMRMFTEVGRRVQPHCTGVGKALLSQLPDERVKEILARTGMEPHTPNTLTSPEALLAELAQVREQGYAVDDEEQELGVRCVAVPLRGAPALTAISVSGPSGRMTREAVPGVVPIMQAAAERFARELAPNK
- a CDS encoding zf-TFIIB domain-containing protein, producing MSDATLRCPKCESALGAHERHGVVIEECPGCKGVFLDRGELEQLIDAESRYLAMLPDDVNPETTYQGRHRKGIMQQIFAGDQ
- a CDS encoding fatty acyl-AMP ligase gives rise to the protein MALGSLLPDLLPGGSGRTPLIERVARWAKEKPDAPAYTFVDYSTDPSGVHITATWAETDRRARATAATLRQVTGPGERAALLLPQTLEYMMTMLGAMHAHVIAVPLFSPDLPGHADRLIGAYTDAEPAVIVTTRSAHPHVEKFLADHDVPQPKEIVFADEIDLSLADRWENEPVAFDDLAYLQYTSGSTRRPAGVEITHGNVTANAAQLWAGWAPEKPNPELVSWLPLFHDMGLIATMALPLVRGDHAIYTDPVSFIMNPMRWLELISERPGKNVYTAGPNFAYEYVASQATPEKIAELDLSGLTTCLNGAEPIRTSTLSMFAEAFAPAGLRPSAQAPGYGLAEATVFVSAAAEDAPPKVVHVDREALTQGELVLCDEKSERASALVSCGRPYGQIVAIVDPDTCVEQPDGRVGEIWVHGPNTAPGYWRNSERSQDTFGGTLADPGELPAGPWMKTGDYGVVHDGELYVTGRIKDLIIVDGRNHYPQDIEVTAQEAHPAIRPDHVAAFALPGEETERLVVVAERNRRVPLGRLDIDEVESAVRSAINVEHEMSVHEFLLIEPGGVSRTSSGKIARSATRQRYLDGELPTTEARLASRK
- a CDS encoding glycosyltransferase; translation: MIFAAGSRGDIQPCVALGRALRRRGDEVRLVASARYSPMVVAAGLELAPLTADPTEILESDAGQELLAGGRNPVKFLGGFRRILGPMAERLLAECSDACKGADLILGPTLGFLPRHIGEHLGVPWALIHFQPSQPTGAFPHPFVPRARMLGPWGNRASFRAVDQIAWQLSRPFINPWRERSLGLERLPVRGARPDGGPVLACFSDVVVPRPKDWPSNVHVTGYWFLDEPDWEPPRELADFLAAGPAPVYIGFGSMVPKDAEMTEMVVRTALKAAGVRGVVQGDPEMSDDQVLAVRDVPHSWLFPRMAAVVHHGGAGTTAAGLRAGAPTVVCPFFGDQPYWGERVAALGAGPAPLPFRSLTVPRLAARIRRAVEDQEMADRAEELGRRIRAEDGVGRAQKIIDSLLR
- a CDS encoding MMPL family transporter yields the protein MLSWLGRLIHRRRWTSLVLILVMTCGAGAWGLGVFSKFKEGGFEDPDASSTLVAKLGATYFGSTNPDVLVLYSSDSMTVDDPRYQASVITTVARLPRANVQEIISYWSFDGKAAESFVSRDRRSTFVAVKLQGREGAEKTENYHAIKDRLDAPGLTTQTGGSVPIGEEFGQQVVNDIVRAELITALPLFILLVILFGALTASFLPLIVAVFSMIGGLAVLHVVTYATDVTSFALEVVTMMGVGLSIDYSLFIISRFREELARGMAVRGVPPGKPWKKETGKEARKAAKKAYRDELRPLRQAALAATMATAGRTIIVSGVTVSAALAGLLLFPQMFLRTIGLAGIATVMVAVFGATVLLPTLLALLGPRVEFGRMPWRRPTSKRAMRDPDSGFWYRLGQSVMKHPVPYFAIVVVILGVMFVPFLNVQFGSVDARVLPKDSPTRAVVETVKRDFPNGSAEPIDVVISGDLIPRDWTPKGDDPIPPYLEEFRQRLEALPGVSDAQFTGYSGTYGGVRISVTHRYEPMDQRAQDLVTEIRNMHLTKDDYPMHIDVGGSTAAQMDLMDSLMESLPKMAAVVGIATFVLLFMFFGSIVLPLKAIAMNVLSIGASFGAIVWGFQYGHLAGLLDFTPTGGVEATSMILILAVVFGLSMDYEVFLLSRIREEWDLTHDNRAAVARGMQHTGSIITSAALLFLVVIGAFSTAGITVVKLIGVGMFVAVVVDAVLVRSLLVPATMRFMGSANWWLPGFLAGLHARMDLRERSTVLAGAGAGPAVPPRLPDEQPYPYAIHWEKADTPPAAEPAVTPRVPQGGSSAPEPGATPPRAPAPGPSASEPAHAPPGRTRGLDANEAFRPTMQPARGEGSNGGSPQVVFRTAADRAPDDGGRDQPSGRPWNPWADGPPQPARPSGPAKRRVIVPNPDGTGWRWGEAEDD
- a CDS encoding YkvA family protein is translated as MDRKRSAAAAGQAWQIYRETLEPGAPGLWERVRAVPRMLKSVLSGRYKGMSLKTLGFLALGLVYIVSPIDGIPDMIPVVGIVDDTGMALWMVAVLIRSAGDFVAWERGGRPTVVVGEPID